One genomic window of Vibrio mangrovi includes the following:
- the glpE gene encoding thiosulfate sulfurtransferase GlpE, giving the protein MEQFQHIDVQGALNMMQELGATLVDIRDPQAFAVSHAESAFHLTNDTMNQFMADVDYEHPVLVMCYHGVSSQGAAQYLINQGFEQVYSIDGGFEAWQRASLPVISQ; this is encoded by the coding sequence ATGGAGCAATTTCAACACATTGATGTTCAGGGTGCACTGAACATGATGCAAGAGCTAGGAGCAACTCTGGTCGACATTCGTGACCCTCAGGCCTTTGCTGTGTCACATGCCGAGTCTGCATTTCATCTGACTAACGATACCATGAATCAATTTATGGCTGATGTAGATTATGAGCATCCGGTGCTGGTGATGTGCTATCACGGTGTCAGTAGTCAGGGAGCAGCACAATATCTTATTAATCAGGGATTTGAGCAGGTATATAGTATTGATGGTGGTTTTGAAGCCTGGCAGAGAGCCAGTTTGCCCGTTATTTCTCAGTAA
- the ubiA gene encoding 4-hydroxybenzoate octaprenyltransferase — translation MTVSKVKAYWQLMRMDRPIGSLLLLWPTLWALILAAEGVPDLNVLFVFVLGVVLMRSAGCVINDFADRHVDGHVQRTSSRPLPAGLVSAKEAVGLFLILSLVSFSLVLTMNKLTIQLSFAAIVLAFIYPFMKRYTNLPQIFLAMAFSWAIPMAWAAQSNSLPGVVWFIFLINSFWTVAYDTQYAMVDREDDLKIGVKSTAILFGRFDKLIIGILQLITLLMLIGVGVMYQLGSAFYWSVLVVSGLFVYQQHLIRHRDRTLCLHAFLNNNYVGMVITIGLLVSVW, via the coding sequence ATGACAGTATCAAAGGTAAAAGCATACTGGCAGTTGATGCGAATGGATCGTCCCATTGGTTCACTGCTGTTGCTATGGCCGACCCTATGGGCATTGATACTTGCTGCGGAAGGTGTTCCGGACCTGAACGTTTTGTTTGTGTTTGTGCTCGGTGTTGTTTTAATGCGTTCAGCCGGATGTGTGATTAACGATTTTGCTGACCGTCATGTTGACGGGCATGTGCAGAGGACCAGCTCACGCCCTCTGCCGGCAGGCCTTGTTAGTGCGAAGGAAGCCGTCGGATTGTTCCTCATTTTGTCACTAGTTTCTTTCTCTTTAGTACTGACAATGAATAAACTGACGATTCAGCTCTCTTTTGCTGCAATTGTCCTGGCATTCATTTACCCCTTTATGAAACGCTATACGAATCTGCCCCAAATTTTTCTGGCAATGGCATTTAGCTGGGCGATCCCAATGGCCTGGGCTGCACAGTCAAACAGTTTACCGGGAGTTGTGTGGTTCATTTTTCTGATTAATTCTTTCTGGACTGTTGCTTACGATACGCAGTATGCGATGGTTGACCGGGAAGATGATTTAAAAATCGGAGTGAAGTCGACAGCTATCCTGTTTGGTCGTTTTGATAAGCTGATTATCGGTATTCTTCAGTTGATAACATTACTGATGCTGATCGGTGTGGGTGTGATGTATCAGCTTGGATCCGCTTTTTACTGGAGTGTTCTGGTGGTTAGTGGTCTATTTGTGTATCAGCAACACCTGATTCGCCATCGTGATCGGACTCTGTGCCTGCATGCATTTCTGAACAATAACTATGTTGGAATGGTCATTACTATCGGTCTATTGGTCTCGGTATGGTGA
- the glpG gene encoding rhomboid family intramembrane serine protease GlpG: MIRLITIDNPRLGQAFIDYMALKRIEIAMMPEAEGQFCLWLLKDDDLYETEAELKLFLQNPGDTKYSAASWATDSRHKPSFHYRSPGVLQLLQAKAGHMTLGVMGLCVVIFILQSLGLQQTIFDLFHFPASQSQTWEIWRWVTPAFLHFSILHIIFNLLWWWFLGGDIEKRLGAWKLATLLVLSSAGSGIVQYWVDGPGFGGLSGVVYALVGFLWIVGWKKPELELSIQKPLLGFMLVWLVIGFIQPFMPIANSAHVAGLLIGAGLGFYESRRLAD, translated from the coding sequence ATGATTCGTCTGATTACGATCGATAATCCCCGTTTGGGGCAGGCATTTATCGATTATATGGCTTTAAAACGTATTGAAATTGCGATGATGCCGGAAGCTGAAGGGCAGTTTTGTTTGTGGTTGCTCAAAGATGACGATTTATATGAAACTGAGGCAGAACTGAAACTGTTTTTGCAGAATCCCGGAGATACTAAATATAGCGCAGCATCCTGGGCGACGGATAGCAGGCATAAACCTTCATTTCATTATCGTTCTCCTGGTGTTTTACAACTTCTTCAGGCAAAAGCTGGTCACATGACGTTAGGGGTTATGGGACTATGTGTGGTTATATTTATCCTTCAGAGTCTGGGGTTGCAGCAAACGATATTTGATTTGTTTCACTTTCCCGCATCCCAGAGTCAAACCTGGGAAATCTGGCGTTGGGTAACTCCGGCATTTCTCCATTTCTCCATACTGCATATCATTTTTAATTTGTTATGGTGGTGGTTTCTGGGAGGAGATATTGAAAAGCGTCTGGGAGCATGGAAACTGGCAACGCTGTTGGTACTGTCATCTGCCGGCTCCGGTATTGTTCAGTATTGGGTTGATGGACCGGGTTTTGGTGGTTTGTCCGGCGTTGTATATGCGTTAGTTGGGTTTCTCTGGATAGTCGGCTGGAAGAAGCCTGAGCTGGAGCTATCAATACAAAAACCATTACTTGGTTTCATGCTGGTCTGGCTGGTCATCGGTTTTATCCAGCCCTTCATGCCCATTGCAAATAGTGCCCATGTTGCTGGATTGCTGATCGGTGCGGGACTCGGATTTTACGAATCCCGTCGTTTAGCAGATTAA
- the lexA gene encoding transcriptional repressor LexA, giving the protein MKPLTPRQQQVFDLIKSRVEDTGMPPTRAEIAKELGFRSANAAEEHLKALARKQVIEIVPGASRGIRILIDSANDPADEGLPLIGRVAAGEPILAQEHVEAHYKVDPEMFRPQADFLLRVHGESMKNIGIMDGDLLAVHKTQDVRNGQVVVARVEDDVTVKRLEQRGSTVLLHAENEEFSPIEVDLTCQELNIEGIAVGIIRNTDWM; this is encoded by the coding sequence ATGAAGCCTTTAACACCACGCCAACAACAGGTTTTTGATCTGATCAAAAGTCGGGTTGAAGATACCGGGATGCCGCCAACCCGTGCTGAGATTGCAAAAGAGCTGGGATTTCGTTCTGCTAATGCTGCCGAAGAGCATTTAAAGGCCCTTGCTCGTAAGCAGGTGATTGAAATTGTTCCGGGAGCTTCTCGCGGAATACGGATTCTGATCGATTCTGCCAACGATCCGGCAGATGAAGGATTGCCACTCATTGGGCGAGTTGCTGCCGGTGAGCCAATTTTAGCTCAGGAGCATGTCGAGGCTCATTATAAGGTTGATCCTGAAATGTTCAGGCCTCAGGCTGACTTCCTACTCCGGGTTCATGGCGAGAGTATGAAGAATATTGGGATCATGGATGGTGATCTGCTGGCTGTTCATAAAACTCAGGATGTCAGAAATGGTCAGGTAGTTGTCGCTCGTGTAGAAGATGATGTGACAGTGAAGCGGCTTGAACAACGGGGATCTACAGTTTTACTCCATGCTGAGAATGAAGAATTTTCTCCAATTGAAGTTGATCTCACTTGTCAGGAACTGAACATCGAGGGAATTGCTGTCGGGATTATTCGTAATACCGACTGGATGTAG
- the fabR gene encoding HTH-type transcriptional repressor FabR, whose product MGIRAQQKEKTRRSLIDAAFRQLSAQQSFSSLSLREVAREAGIAPTSFYRHFDDMNELGLTMVDEGGLLLRQLMRQARQRIATKGSVIRTSVETFMEFIEDSPNVFRLLLRERSGTSYEFRAAVAREIQHFSAELTEYLVLNGIEREIAAAQAEASVTLVFSSGAEAMDLDKSERDELAERLIIQLRMIAKGAGSYRIARKRQQIDGVDNVE is encoded by the coding sequence ATGGGAATTCGTGCTCAACAGAAAGAAAAAACCCGTCGTTCATTAATTGATGCAGCATTTCGTCAATTGAGTGCTCAACAGAGTTTTTCCAGTTTGAGTTTGAGAGAAGTTGCTAGAGAAGCCGGGATTGCTCCGACATCATTTTACCGACACTTCGATGATATGAATGAGTTGGGACTGACGATGGTTGATGAAGGTGGTTTATTACTGCGTCAGCTCATGCGTCAGGCCAGACAAAGGATTGCAACTAAAGGAAGCGTGATTCGGACTTCGGTAGAGACTTTCATGGAATTTATTGAAGACAGCCCCAATGTTTTCCGTTTATTGCTGAGAGAACGCTCCGGAACTTCTTATGAATTTCGTGCCGCAGTCGCAAGAGAGATACAGCATTTTTCTGCGGAGCTGACAGAATATCTGGTCCTGAATGGGATCGAACGTGAGATTGCAGCAGCTCAGGCTGAAGCTTCTGTGACGCTGGTGTTCAGCTCCGGTGCAGAAGCCATGGATCTGGATAAAAGTGAACGGGATGAACTAGCTGAACGATTAATTATTCAATTGAGGATGATTGCTAAAGGTGCAGGCAGCTATCGCATTGCACGTAAACGTCAACAGATAGATGGAGTTGATAATGTCGAATAA
- a CDS encoding flagellar basal body-associated protein FliL gives MLKRYLALIIFMTGLLSASPGYTAEDAEAPKLAYFTLEPDLTTNFFTKGKELGYIQVRIEIMVASSADLSIIEKHQPLIRDTVVELMGKQTEDTVKSLAGREDLRKTLVKKINDLLLPETGRAIVADLLFTKYIYQ, from the coding sequence ATGCTGAAACGTTATTTAGCCCTCATCATTTTCATGACAGGCCTGTTGTCTGCCTCTCCCGGCTATACAGCAGAAGATGCAGAAGCTCCCAAACTTGCGTATTTTACGCTGGAGCCTGACTTAACCACCAACTTCTTTACAAAAGGTAAAGAACTTGGCTACATTCAGGTTCGCATCGAGATCATGGTTGCCAGTAGCGCCGACCTTTCCATCATCGAAAAACACCAGCCCCTGATTCGGGATACTGTTGTCGAACTGATGGGTAAACAAACCGAAGATACGGTAAAATCTCTTGCCGGACGGGAAGATCTGAGGAAAACACTGGTGAAAAAAATCAATGACCTGCTACTCCCGGAAACAGGACGAGCCATTGTTGCTGATCTGCTCTTCACTAAGTATATCTATCAGTAG
- a CDS encoding class I SAM-dependent methyltransferase: MIMPHYCRKHIKRYQIPTHLVQPLWFRSRESLADDGLIYDPIAAQACLSCHVAPDCLDGNIDQKQLLHVTLTQICDRQVRDFLSIYPDAWIINVGAGLDTRFYRVDNGRCHWIEVDISENLIWRQKLFHPSERYQHMNGSVDSLAWLKTVVIPESAPLLILCEHALLSVQTESISHFIRALGLSFPHAHACLLLAGDKSGTRLGQKLGAGFYQHGFASPGNAVLSALPWAKGVRTFSPLDFPCRRWKIWQRLVCHLTTFKFRYTPVVVHIYW, encoded by the coding sequence ATGATAATGCCGCATTATTGCCGGAAGCATATAAAACGCTATCAAATTCCCACTCATTTAGTTCAGCCCCTCTGGTTTCGGAGCCGGGAAAGTTTAGCGGATGATGGATTGATCTATGATCCGATAGCAGCACAGGCTTGTTTATCCTGTCACGTTGCACCGGATTGTCTGGATGGTAATATCGATCAAAAGCAATTACTACATGTAACCCTGACTCAGATCTGTGATCGGCAGGTTCGGGATTTTCTCTCAATATATCCTGATGCTTGGATTATCAATGTCGGCGCTGGTTTGGATACCCGGTTTTACCGGGTGGATAACGGGCGTTGTCACTGGATTGAAGTGGACATTTCTGAGAATCTGATTTGGCGGCAGAAGTTATTTCATCCCAGCGAGCGGTACCAGCATATGAATGGTAGCGTTGACTCTCTGGCATGGTTGAAGACTGTGGTTATCCCGGAATCTGCACCGCTTTTGATCCTTTGTGAGCATGCTCTGCTTAGTGTTCAGACTGAGAGTATTTCCCATTTTATCAGAGCACTGGGGTTGAGTTTCCCTCATGCTCATGCATGTCTGCTACTTGCAGGAGATAAAAGTGGGACTCGTTTGGGGCAGAAACTGGGTGCTGGCTTTTACCAACATGGTTTTGCTTCTCCTGGAAACGCTGTGCTGAGTGCTCTTCCCTGGGCAAAAGGTGTCCGTACGTTTTCACCACTGGATTTCCCGTGTCGAAGGTGGAAAATATGGCAGCGTCTGGTTTGTCACCTGACCACATTCAAATTCCGTTATACTCCTGTTGTCGTTCATATCTATTGGTGA
- the plsB gene encoding glycerol-3-phosphate 1-O-acyltransferase PlsB gives MSVRQSVSRSLLTIPVSVFTKGTVVPADPIADHHIDLEKPIVYALPFQSTVDLLTLKKQTEKLGLPDPFQPLEIDGKKLTRYIFIASRPTLIHSDEYVPRGSVTQFTELLALHQDNPQLDIQLLPTSVLWGRKPGREKQNQGKAYLEPMNGPQKAKAVLLAGRDCLVRFSPVVSLRYMADNHGTDAAIAHKVARVARIHFSRQKLAASGPQLPERQVLFQRLMQSQAIRHAINDEVKTKNVSRKKAQKEALKILDEIAANFSYSLVRKSDRLLKWLWNRIYQGIHVHNAARVRRLAQDGHEIVYVPCHRSHMDYLLLSYVLYHEGMVPPHIAAGLNLNFFPAGPLFRRGGAFFIRRSFKGNKLYSTVFREYLADLFTKGYSVEYFSEGGRSRTGRLLPAKTGMLAMTIQAMLRGLNRPVTLVPVYIGYEHVMEVSTYAKELSGKQKEKENAGLVLRTIRKLKNFGQGYVNFGEPIPLNQFLNEEVPDWTKDIDRVGSSRPQWLTPVVNQLATKMMTHINDAAAANAMTLCATALLASRQRALARENLVKQIDCYLELLRNVPYSESATIPAESADALVRHATSLDKFLIESDSIGEIISLDRHQSILMTYYRNNIIHLLALPSLIAQILVSHQSLSIETLRDYVALIYPFIRQELFLSYQAETLNDHIDAYLQELQRQELIQSEDEIVAINPARTQVLILLGRTISETLQRYAITFNLLVSKPDMGKSELEKNSQEIARRLGRLHGINAPEFFDKGVFAALMTTLKQQDYLNHDQQFHAEKCQQLSELMFTLLYPEIRLTIRESTYLVD, from the coding sequence ATGTCAGTCCGACAGTCAGTATCACGTTCATTGTTAACTATCCCTGTTTCTGTATTTACAAAGGGTACGGTTGTTCCTGCCGATCCAATTGCCGATCATCATATCGATCTGGAAAAACCGATCGTCTATGCACTACCGTTTCAGTCGACAGTCGACCTTTTAACTTTGAAGAAACAGACTGAAAAACTGGGGCTGCCGGATCCGTTTCAACCTCTGGAAATTGATGGTAAGAAATTAACCCGCTATATCTTTATTGCTTCCCGACCGACATTAATTCATAGCGACGAATATGTTCCGAGAGGATCCGTCACGCAATTTACTGAGCTTTTAGCGCTTCATCAGGATAATCCTCAACTCGATATTCAGCTCCTGCCGACTTCTGTACTTTGGGGCAGAAAGCCTGGCCGTGAAAAACAAAATCAGGGAAAGGCCTATCTCGAACCGATGAACGGGCCACAGAAGGCAAAAGCAGTCCTGCTTGCAGGACGAGACTGCCTGGTCCGCTTCAGCCCAGTCGTTTCACTCCGCTATATGGCAGATAATCATGGTACGGATGCAGCGATTGCTCATAAAGTTGCCAGAGTCGCCCGAATTCACTTTTCACGTCAGAAACTTGCAGCATCCGGACCTCAGTTGCCGGAACGCCAAGTTTTATTCCAGCGTCTGATGCAGTCACAGGCGATTCGCCATGCGATTAATGACGAAGTAAAAACCAAGAATGTTTCCCGTAAGAAAGCCCAGAAAGAAGCATTGAAAATACTGGACGAAATTGCAGCCAACTTCTCTTATTCTTTAGTCCGGAAAAGTGATCGATTGCTGAAATGGTTATGGAACCGGATCTATCAGGGAATTCATGTCCACAATGCAGCCCGGGTCCGCCGACTGGCACAGGACGGTCATGAGATTGTTTATGTGCCCTGCCACCGCAGTCATATGGACTATCTGCTTTTATCTTACGTGCTATACCACGAAGGAATGGTACCGCCACACATTGCTGCCGGTCTGAATCTGAATTTCTTCCCGGCAGGGCCACTTTTCCGACGTGGCGGCGCTTTCTTCATCCGGCGTAGTTTTAAAGGTAACAAACTTTATTCCACAGTATTCCGGGAATATCTTGCAGATCTGTTCACCAAAGGCTATTCCGTTGAATATTTCAGTGAAGGCGGACGTTCCAGAACCGGGCGTTTGCTCCCGGCTAAAACCGGCATGCTGGCAATGACGATTCAGGCAATGTTAAGAGGACTCAACCGTCCCGTAACATTAGTTCCTGTATATATTGGCTATGAGCATGTTATGGAAGTCTCGACATATGCCAAAGAGCTCAGCGGGAAACAGAAAGAGAAAGAAAATGCAGGGCTGGTTCTGAGAACCATTCGCAAACTTAAAAACTTTGGTCAGGGATATGTGAATTTTGGCGAGCCAATTCCACTTAATCAATTTCTGAATGAAGAAGTTCCAGACTGGACGAAAGATATCGACCGGGTTGGAAGCAGCCGTCCTCAGTGGCTCACTCCGGTAGTGAATCAGTTAGCAACAAAGATGATGACGCACATCAACGATGCGGCAGCAGCCAATGCAATGACTTTATGTGCCACGGCCTTGCTCGCATCACGTCAACGGGCGCTTGCCAGAGAAAATCTGGTCAAGCAGATCGATTGTTATCTTGAGCTTCTGCGCAATGTACCTTATTCAGAAAGTGCAACAATTCCGGCAGAAAGTGCCGATGCATTAGTACGTCATGCCACTTCTCTGGACAAATTTCTGATCGAATCCGATAGCATTGGAGAAATCATCTCTCTGGATCGCCATCAGTCGATCCTTATGACCTACTATCGGAATAACATCATCCATTTACTGGCTCTGCCATCTCTCATCGCTCAGATACTGGTCAGCCATCAGTCATTGTCGATAGAAACACTACGAGATTATGTTGCTCTTATTTATCCGTTTATCCGTCAAGAACTGTTCCTGAGTTATCAGGCTGAAACACTGAACGACCACATTGATGCCTATTTACAGGAACTACAGCGTCAGGAGTTGATCCAGAGTGAAGATGAGATTGTGGCTATTAACCCAGCCAGAACGCAGGTCCTGATTTTACTGGGAAGAACCATTTCCGAAACATTACAGCGCTATGCCATCACATTTAATCTATTGGTCTCCAAACCGGATATGGGCAAAAGTGAACTGGAAAAAAACAGTCAGGAAATCGCCCGCCGTCTGGGACGACTTCATGGCATTAATGCACCGGAATTCTTTGATAAAGGTGTATTTGCTGCATTGATGACGACACTGAAACAGCAGGATTATCTCAATCATGATCAGCAGTTCCATGCAGAAAAATGCCAACAACTCTCCGAGTTAATGTTCACATTACTTTATCCGGAAATTCGGTTAACCATCAGAGAAAGTACCTATCTGGTTGATTGA
- a CDS encoding chorismate lyase — MHQLVSPYLSLLNQITWQKCENFCFPSPLVRQWLQEQGSLSLLMKKHCRELSVEVLYNDWADISLFSEKETDLLHAPQRCLLRQVLLSGDDSPWVIGHTLIPQLMNSDLSDNVFKLGSHPLGDFVFQAQYVRRDELQVAKVDTENGVLWARRSRLWMEHQPMLVTELFLPEAPVYVKENME, encoded by the coding sequence ATGCATCAATTAGTTTCGCCTTATCTATCGCTATTAAACCAGATAACCTGGCAGAAATGCGAAAATTTTTGTTTCCCGAGCCCTCTGGTCAGACAATGGTTGCAAGAGCAGGGCTCGCTTTCTCTGTTAATGAAGAAGCACTGCCGAGAGTTATCTGTTGAAGTTTTATATAATGACTGGGCAGACATTTCACTTTTTTCAGAGAAAGAGACTGATCTATTGCACGCTCCTCAGCGTTGTCTGTTACGTCAGGTACTCCTTTCAGGGGATGATTCTCCATGGGTGATCGGTCATACCTTGATTCCTCAACTGATGAATAGTGATTTGTCAGACAATGTTTTCAAGCTGGGATCTCATCCTCTGGGTGATTTTGTCTTTCAGGCGCAATACGTCCGAAGAGATGAGTTACAGGTCGCAAAAGTGGATACTGAAAATGGCGTATTGTGGGCTCGTCGCTCAAGGCTATGGATGGAACATCAGCCTATGCTTGTTACAGAATTATTTTTACCTGAAGCACCGGTATACGTGAAGGAGAACATGGAATGA
- the sthA gene encoding Si-specific NAD(P)(+) transhydrogenase codes for MSQTHHFDAIVIGSGPGGEGAAMGLTKAGLNVAIVEKEQSVGGGCTHWGTIPSKALRHAVSRIIEFNSNPLFCHNNTSLHSTFSSILNHAKSVIDKQTRLRQGFYDRNKCTLLFGLARFVDSHTIEVIQHDGSKECYSADKFVIATGSTPYRPHDVDFNHPRIYDSDSILSLAHDPRHILIYGAGVIGCEYASIFRGLGVKTDLINTRDRLLSFLDNEVSDALSYHFWNNGVVIRNDETYQRVEGCQDGVIVHLKSGKKMKADCLLYANGRAGNTDKLNLEVLGLTADSRGQLAVNQSYQTEVEHIYAVGDVIGYPSLASAAYDQGRFVAQTIAFGASNHQLIEDIPTGIYTIPEISSVGKTEQELTNAKIPYEVGRSSFKHLARAQIAGTDVGSLKILFHRETKEILGIHCFGERAAEIIHIGQAIMEQKGEANTIEYFVNTTFNYPTMAEAYRVAALNGLNRLF; via the coding sequence ATGTCACAGACTCATCATTTCGATGCCATAGTCATCGGCAGTGGTCCCGGCGGTGAAGGTGCCGCGATGGGACTGACAAAAGCAGGCCTCAACGTAGCAATCGTTGAAAAAGAGCAAAGTGTCGGCGGCGGATGTACCCATTGGGGAACTATTCCATCAAAAGCATTAAGACATGCAGTCAGCCGTATCATCGAATTCAACAGCAATCCACTTTTCTGTCACAACAACACCAGCCTGCATTCAACATTCTCAAGTATCCTCAATCACGCCAAATCAGTCATAGACAAACAAACCCGGTTACGACAAGGGTTTTATGATCGTAATAAATGTACCCTGCTTTTTGGTCTGGCCCGGTTCGTGGATAGCCATACCATAGAAGTCATTCAGCATGATGGCAGCAAAGAATGCTACTCTGCCGACAAGTTTGTTATTGCAACAGGCTCCACACCTTATCGCCCTCATGATGTCGATTTTAATCATCCCCGGATATACGATAGTGATTCAATCCTGAGCCTTGCTCATGATCCCAGACATATTCTGATCTATGGTGCCGGTGTTATCGGGTGCGAATATGCGTCAATCTTCCGTGGACTTGGGGTGAAGACGGATCTCATCAATACCCGGGACCGTTTGCTGTCTTTTCTGGATAACGAAGTCTCCGATGCGCTGTCATATCACTTTTGGAACAATGGTGTTGTTATTCGCAATGACGAAACCTATCAGCGAGTTGAAGGCTGCCAGGACGGTGTGATTGTTCACCTGAAATCCGGGAAAAAGATGAAAGCAGATTGCTTACTCTATGCAAATGGGAGAGCCGGAAACACTGACAAGCTGAATCTGGAAGTGCTGGGATTAACCGCTGATTCCCGGGGACAACTGGCAGTAAATCAAAGCTACCAAACCGAAGTTGAACATATCTATGCAGTTGGTGATGTGATTGGTTACCCCAGCCTCGCCAGCGCAGCATATGATCAAGGCCGCTTTGTCGCGCAAACTATTGCATTCGGAGCAAGCAACCACCAGTTGATTGAGGATATTCCAACCGGAATATATACCATTCCAGAAATAAGTTCAGTGGGAAAAACGGAACAGGAACTGACCAACGCTAAAATTCCTTACGAAGTCGGACGTTCTTCATTTAAACATCTGGCCCGGGCGCAAATCGCCGGAACCGATGTCGGTAGTCTGAAAATCCTTTTTCACCGGGAAACCAAAGAGATCCTTGGTATCCATTGCTTTGGTGAGCGTGCCGCTGAAATCATCCATATCGGCCAGGCCATCATGGAACAGAAAGGAGAAGCTAACACCATTGAATATTTCGTCAATACGACCTTCAACTATCCAACAATGGCTGAAGCGTATCGGGTCGCAGCATTAAACGGGCTGAACCGCCTCTTCTGA
- the rpoH gene encoding RNA polymerase sigma factor RpoH codes for MTNQTYPIAVVTQDSLDSYIRSVNSYPMLSAEEERELAERLHYKGEIEAAKGLILSHLRFVVHIARGYSGYGLPMADLVQEGNIGLMKAVKRFNPEVGVRLVSFAVHWIKAEIHEYVLRNWRIVKIATTKAQRKLFFNLRKSKKRLGWFNHSEVETVAKELGVEPAEVREMESRLAAQDATFDMSVDDDDSNSASAPVLYLEDKSSDVAENLESTNWEQHTNHRLSLAISSLDERSQHIVRSRWLDEPKATLQDLADNYGVSAERIRQLEKNAMKKLRDAVGEM; via the coding sequence ATGACAAACCAAACGTATCCAATAGCAGTTGTTACACAAGATAGTCTGGACAGCTATATCCGTTCTGTAAATAGCTATCCTATGTTGAGTGCAGAAGAAGAACGTGAGCTTGCGGAACGACTACACTACAAAGGTGAAATTGAGGCTGCGAAAGGTTTAATTTTGTCGCATCTTCGTTTCGTCGTTCATATTGCTCGTGGCTATTCCGGCTACGGATTACCAATGGCTGATTTGGTTCAGGAAGGTAATATCGGTTTGATGAAAGCGGTGAAGCGTTTTAATCCCGAAGTCGGTGTTCGTCTGGTGTCGTTTGCTGTGCACTGGATTAAAGCTGAAATCCATGAGTATGTTCTACGCAACTGGCGTATCGTAAAAATTGCCACAACCAAAGCGCAGCGGAAGCTTTTCTTTAATTTAAGAAAGTCGAAAAAGCGTCTGGGTTGGTTTAATCACAGTGAAGTTGAAACTGTAGCCAAAGAGCTGGGAGTTGAACCAGCTGAAGTCCGTGAGATGGAATCGCGTCTGGCTGCTCAGGATGCAACTTTTGACATGTCTGTCGATGATGATGACAGTAACTCTGCTTCCGCACCGGTACTTTATCTGGAAGATAAAAGTTCTGATGTTGCTGAGAATCTGGAAAGTACGAACTGGGAACAGCATACCAACCATCGTTTATCTCTGGCGATATCAAGTCTGGATGAACGTAGTCAGCACATTGTGCGTTCTCGTTGGTTGGATGAACCAAAGGCGACTTTGCAGGACTTAGCGGATAATTATGGTGTTTCTGCTGAGCGTATCCGTCAGTTGGAGAAAAATGCCATGAAGAAATTGCGGGATGCTGTCGGGGAAATGTAA
- a CDS encoding diacylglycerol kinase yields the protein MQKKPAQGLTRILNATKYSYQGIRAAVLGEAAFREELIACIVLIPVALFSDVTRIERLLLISSLLLVLIVELLNSAIEAVVDRIGLEHHQLAGQAKDMGSAAVLIAILISLYIWIDIFAF from the coding sequence ATGCAAAAGAAACCAGCTCAAGGCCTTACTCGTATACTCAATGCAACTAAATATTCCTACCAGGGAATTCGTGCAGCGGTTCTCGGCGAAGCCGCTTTTCGGGAGGAATTAATCGCATGTATTGTTTTGATACCAGTGGCACTGTTTAGTGATGTAACCCGGATAGAGCGTTTGCTTCTGATATCTTCTTTGTTGCTTGTACTGATCGTTGAATTGTTGAATAGTGCAATTGAGGCTGTTGTGGATCGAATCGGCCTTGAACATCACCAACTGGCAGGCCAGGCGAAAGATATGGGATCTGCTGCTGTATTGATCGCTATCCTGATATCACTTTATATCTGGATCGATATCTTTGCATTCTAA